The following nucleotide sequence is from bacterium.
AAGAAAAAGTAAATTTTACTATTCCTTTATTAACAATAAGTTATGTAAAATATCAATTCACAATTCAAGATGCGACCCTACACACCCCTTGTAAGTAATCTTACCACCATCTCCTGGATTCAGGTCTCTAAAAAATGGTGCTATCTCTATTATCAGGGATGTTTAATTTTCAAAGAGCAATTAAGAGAAGAAAAAGTAAATTTTACTATTCCTTTATTAACAATAAGTTATGTAAAATATCAATTCACAATTCAAGATGCGACCCTACACTCCGACAATTCAAGATGCGACCCTACACTCCGACAATTCAAGATGCGACCCTACACTACACATTCGTATAACTCCTTACCAGTAAATGTCGGTCCACCGACAGGTCCGCCACCTCCAAAGGGATAATAGAAGATTTGTGCTACTACCTTGCCATCCTTGTCACTAATTACCCTTGCTGAACCTAACTGGTCATTATGGTAGTAATATAAGGTTTAAGGTTTTGCTCGTGTGCCAAGTGCATTCTACATTCACGGTCCGGTCTGACCCTAACTCCCCACAAGGTTTGCCCCCCTACTTTACTCAAGTAATAATTTTTTTAATACCTTATCTACATTCTGAAAATATTCTTTATTTAATTCCCTCTCTCTTAATTCTCCCTTTAACTTTATCCTTTTCCTAAAAAATTTATCATAGTCCTTACCTGCAAGAAGAGTAACCAAATTTTTCAACGAATTCATAAAATAGGATTTATATCTTTTCCTTCTCATCTCTTTAGCAAACCAATCCACCAAAACGAATAAGCCTTGCTGGTCCGCAAAATTAGATAGAGTCTCGATGTTTTTCTTTATTAGGATTGGATCATCATCATCATAGAAAGTAAGATCAAATCTCTCAAAATATATCTTATCCATTTTATTCTCCTATTGTGTCCAGATTAAGAGAGGCCTAATTGATCTAACATCCACTTTTGCCCTATAATCTCCCAACCTTAAAAAAACTCAAGAAATATCTGTTTTAATATCTTATCCACATCCTGATATTCTTCTTTATTATATAGATTCCTCTTTATTAATCCGCTCTCTAACTTTATCCTTTTTATAAAAAATTTGTCGTAATCCTCACCTGCAAGAAAAGTAATCAAATTTCTCAACGAATTCATAAAATAGGATTTATATCTTCTCCTTCTCATCTCTTTACCAAATTCCCCCTCCAGAGCTAATAAACCTAACTGCTCTATAAAATTAGATAAAGTCTCAATGTTTTTCTTTACTAAGATTGGGTCATCAGCATCATAGAAGGTACAATCAAATCGCTCAAAATATATCTCATTCATAATAATTCTCCTTAGGGACATTTGTTGGACAGAATGATTCATCGAAAGTGCATTCTACATTCACGGTCTGACCCTAACTCCCCACCCAAGGCTACGCTCCTCCTTCCAAATTCTCCAACTGATCTGCTCAAGTTATGTATATATCAATATCTATGTTAACATTTAATTCAGCCAATCGCTTTACCAAGTCGCTATCAAAATGTATTTCAGGGAAAGGTTCAGATTCACTAAAGTAACCAGCACATGATAATTCTGTGTAATATCGGGCAGTTATCGTCTTAAATAACTCGAGTGACGGTTCGATAGAAGATAGCAGATGTTCCACATGTTCTCTTAGAGGTTTTTCTTTTGGCAACTTTGACTGTAGCTCCCAACCGTTTTCTTTTTCCTTGATGACTGTTTTTGGTCTTAGATCACCACGATGCCATATTCTAGTTGGCTGGATGTTTGTAGTTGTAGTTATTTCCTCTGGTAAAGACAAATATTTACTATCAGTAATTCTCATATATACATAGAATTCATATTTCATTCAA
It contains:
- a CDS encoding DUF4279 domain-containing protein; its protein translation is MKYEFYVYMRITDSKYLSLPEEITTTTNIQPTRIWHRGDLRPKTVIKEKENGWELQSKLPKEKPLREHVEHLLSSIEPSLELFKTITARYYTELSCAGYFSESEPFPEIHFDSDLVKRLAELNVNIDIDIYIT